A window of Fusarium fujikuroi IMI 58289 draft genome, chromosome FFUJ_chr10 genomic DNA:
TTTTCTACAGCAACGCCGTCCCATGAGACGGGGGAACTGGTAGCACAGGCGATCACGATGGCGGTCTGGGAATGATCAACATCGAGTTGAATTGGCTTTATCTATACTATCTACTACGTACTCCCGTGCGGTCGACTAACCctcaagccaagccaacaaTCTTGAGCGCGTCCTCCCAAAGTCGAGCCTCGCGTTCTGGGTCATAAACATGTGGCGCATACCCTTTACCGAAGTGAGGATCAATCTGCTTAGCTGGAGGCGCCTCCTGGCAATTCTCCAGGTATTTTCCTCCAGTGTTTTCCCACTGCTTGCCGATAGCCGCCCAGACTGTCGTCGCAGCTCCCTGCTCGGggttcttcaacatcttcctAGCCGTGTCGCTACTAGCGAGAGACTGCAGGACCTCCGGGGGAATATGTCTTGCAAGCTCGGTCAAGATGCCCCCAGGATGAACGCTTGTCGCATGCAAGCCCTGGGAACCGTATCGACGGTCTATCTCGTTGGCGAGGTAGATATCAGCCGTCTTCGATTGGCCATAGGAGAGCCATGGGTCGTAACCGCCCTTCTGGAAGCTATAGTTGTCGGATTCGTTGATACCGCCATGCTGGTGtgctgatgaagaaagaacaACGACTCTAGAGTTAAGCTCGGGAGTCACGGCCGCGAGCAAGGCtggcttgagaagctcgaagaacaagaagtgCGCGAGGTAGTTGACTCCGAACTGCATCTCATGGCCATCCTTTGTGAGCTCAAGTTCTGGGACAGCCATGCAACCTGCATTCTCAACTagaatgttgatcttgtcggtTTTATCTAATATggtcttggcagcagcacGAACACTGTCGAAGGAAGTCAGGTCGAGATCGATGAACTCCATTCGACTGGCATCGAAGAATGCTTCGCAGGCTTTCTTTGCCTTGTCCAGGTTTCTTGCAGTCAAGAATAATCTGGCGCCAGTTTCTGCGAGAGCTCTGGCAGTCTCGATACCAATACCAGAAGAAGTTCCGGTaatgacgatgactttgcCCTTAAGCTTGCCTTCGACGCCTTCGTCTTTGATGATCTGAAGGGCAGTAGGTCTGGCGTCGCCAGGACCCTGGGGGTCCTCATGTGCGGCAGAGTATCGAGACATTTTGTCTTGGTATATGAGATTGAGATATTGAGAGATGGATGTTGCAATGTGAAGGGAGCTTGAAAAAGATTCGATTCCTCAAGTTCGTAGACAAAGCATGacttatatacttaattcAGTCACCTCATGTTCCAACAACTTTCGATCTTGCGACTAAGCCTACaggacatcaacatcaaagtaACCAATCAAACCACTCAAATTCACAAGTGATACACGCACAACGATGACAATGTTTAGGCTTTCGACAACTACCGCTTAATTCCGGACCCCTAGTTGCGATCATGATGCATCATGGGTGACAGTTTCTACCTGATTTGGTTAGCGTCGGAGTTTGGGGGTTTGGCGGAGTTCAACCCTTTGTCAGCTGGCTGATGTCTTGTTCCTTTATGAGACTGGCATATATCTCAGTGTCATGGATGACTTCTTTTCCCTTCCTTGGTATCGTAATTTTAATTGTCTCATCCCCACATTAAACTCTTGAAAGGAGCAATGGAGACTGCCGACCATGACCAGGAGCGCAAGGCCCGTAAGCGGGCACAGAACCGGCTGAATCAGAGAGCGCGGAGTATGAAACCTTATCTCCGCTGAGCTGCATTGGTACTAAACGTCATTTCAGGAGATCGCTTGAGGAGAGAGAATGAGGATAGGAATGGGCCGGGCAAACGCCCTTATCGAGTTGACCGCTGGAGGATCGGTATCGACGCAAacaatgaagaagaaccCAAGACTGGTTCGACCAAGAATATGGCACCgtccaaagaagaagaagagtcgCCATCGCAACAAATTGTCATAGCAAACCAATCCAACTACAACAGCGGCGTAGTCATCTCTGTtgaccatcgtcttcttcatctcatcagctaCAATGTTTGCCGAGGCATGATGACCAACAAGAAAATGATGAGACTGTTTGCAGAGTTCATCATAGCATTCGACTTCCCAACACTTGAGCCTCAATCAAAGACATACTGCGACATAGCCGTCGTTCGATCCATTGATCGAGAGCATCTACCACTACCAACTCGCCTTGAGCCAACTCACACCCAGATGACCTCGCCACATCCTTGCTGGATCGACATCTTCCCGTTTCCAGAGCTCAGAGACAATCTCATTCGGAAGCAACTCATATATGATCACATACAGTTTCTGGAGGATTTGGTCGGTGATTACGTGTACATTTTACCTCCTGCGGTGCCATCAACAAGGTGTATTGTACCTCCATTCAAAAAGTTAGAAGGAGGAAACAAACCAAAAGAAAATGCTGGAATGATCTTATGGGGCGAGCCGCATCTCAGCGAGAGCTGGGAAGTTACTCCAAGCTTCCTAGCAAAATGGTCATGGTTGATTGGAGAGTGCAAGGATCTGGTTCAAGTTTCGAACACTTGGAGACAAAGTCGAGGGGACCAACCACTGAGATCTGTCCGTGTCTCCTAAGGAACAATTGGgcataaaaagaaagaaatgtAAAAAGAACAActtgatgagactgggacTCGAACCCAGGAGGATTGCTCCACCAGGAATTGGTGTTAAGGTTGACCTTAACCTGGCGCCATaaccaactcggccatctcaCCGATTTGCTTGATGACAAAGCATTTATCGGAGTTCTTGAGCAGCACACGACACAATGCGCATGTCTTTTGTTGAATTACTCTCTAACTGCATTTGTGATAAATTGTTCTATTCGAGAGAGCGTTGACTCACTATCTAAGACTTTGCTCGCGGAAGTCAGGAATCGACAATGGTGTAACCAGTGCCAACCTCGTAGCAATTTGACTGCGTTCCATTTGCACTGCCCACAAAAACCCTGGGGCTTGTATCCGAGCTTGTCGGCTCAGAAGTTCTCAAAGAGATATCTCATTCCAGCCCAGATCTCCTCACCAGACTCAACGATCTGTTTCGGTGGAAGAACAAACCCATTGCCCCTCAACCTCTGGGGCCGAAGCTCCATACCCCAAGCAAGCTCTgctccagcaacatcatAAACCCAGTCACTACTTCCACCCGAAGTCTGATAGATGGTCTGGCAAGTTGGGCCGTAATAGAAGTTCAGGTCGTTGACCTGTTTGATAGCGTCGGTAACGCCGCCAGCGAGTTCCATCTGTTCGTTGATATCGGTGATGTTGGTGTCGCAAGTGTAGCCGTACGGAAGGAGGATCAACTGGCTGAAAGAGTGAAAGTCGATGTAAGACTTGATGCCATTCTTCTGCGCAACTGATTTGGTATGCTTGACGAGAGCTTTGTTTTCAGGAGTATCGCCAGCCTTCATGCCGCGATACGTCTCGTTGCAAGTATCAGTGGAGGAACCACCGGGGATATCCCACTCATGAGGCCAGTTACGGTTGAGGTCAGTGCCGATACATTTCTTACCAGCTCGCTTCTGTCGGTTCTTTCGCCACAACCGGTCGTCAGTTATAGTATAGACGAAGCCTATGGAGCAGTCAGCATCTGTGTTTCATGTTTCAAAGAGACCTCCGAAGACTCACCATCGGGGTTTGCGATCGGAATGATGTAGACGTCGTAGTTGTTGAGTGTATCTCGAACAAGACGATCTTTATTCTGATAACCTTGGACAAGCTTCCACGTCATGTACTCAACGGTCTGTGAAAGCATTAGAATGCTACAGCCCTCTACTGAGTTGGATGTTTCCTACCATTCCGCTGATCCACTCGCGTGCGTGAGAGTTCGCATGCCAAACGATGGCAGGGTTTCTTCCCTTATCGCCTTTGCCCCAGAGGTGAATCCCTTGGATCTCTCTGTTCTGTACAGTCCTACCAGCTGTGAAGACTTCCGAGTTCTTGGGGAACGAGGCTTGCAAATCGGACAGAAACTGTAAGTGCTGCTCGAAGCTATGGTAGGACTTGAAGTAAGATTTATCTGGTAGCTTCGCCTTATCGCCGGGAAGTTTGGTGGTAGCTACCAACTATCAGTAATGCATAAGGTGAAAAGATATTGAGGTTACCTACCCTTGTAGAGCCCAAAGCTTCCCTCCTGGGCGATCTCGGCGCCCACGTTATCGCTCACAACGGCGGTTTTCAGGCCAAGACGCTTAAAGGCATCCAGTTTTTCAGGAGGAATGGCGACCTCAAAAACGTTGCGATTTTGCCCGCAGCTCAAAGAGACGTGATCGATGTCTTTCAGAAGGCTCGGGATATCTTTGTCGGACGGGCGAGCAGTGATGGAGAAAGCTTTCCAGCCATCATATGACACCTTGGCTGCAACAATCGGCAGCAGAAGTCCTGCGCATATAGTACTGAACAACATGTCAAGGAGTATACGTTGGCCGAAAGTTGCTGGAGATATGTTAAGTAATATGGTTCACTTTGGTTGAGAAGGCTTCTGCTTCCCTTCTTTATACTACTTTGCGACTCTGACAAACCATACGAAAGCGGATGAATACTCAGGATTATGATTCATAGTCTGTGAATCATCACGGCTTCCGGGCCCTTGACTGCATTAGATGTTGGACAGGTCACAAAAATCGACCGCATCATGTGGAGTGCCTAACACTGATTCATGTGTTTCGACTGGAAGAAATAACACTTGCCATGGACGTATGGCCGGTCATGCTATGAATAGCAGTTATGTCTCACAACTATCAGATAGCGGCCTGATTGTTCTGTTGGTAGGTGCCTAGACAGGGGCATCGGACGAAGAGAACAATATTAAGGCCTGTTGGTTGTCCTGTTTCACTCCGCCCCTCATTGGACAGTAACACAACAAGCTCGTCTTGTCCAGTAACCTATCACTTTATTCCGCATCACCGCCAACATGATCCGCGCTTTGACCCCTCTCCCAATTCTTCTGCAGCACCTTGGCCATTCTGCCCCAGATGCGTCGTGGCATCTCGTGCCCAACATCCTCCCATAGCACATACTCAACATCACCGGGTATCGCTTTCGCCAACGCCTCTCCGTGAATCTCCCCAAAGATCTGATCCTTGCCTGCCTGCACAACCGTGGTCGGGCATTTGATCATCTTGAGCGTATCAGCCCCTGGCCAACCATCCTTTTCGTACGACGCGGCGCCGTGATTCGGAGCTTTGCTGTACAATGTGCCACCTTTGATATCCCGTTCCACTAGACGTCTCACCGCCTTCTCCACCTCCTTTCTCTCATCCGCATCAGGCTGCGTTGTGAGTGCGTCATAGACGGTCATTCCGTTTTTGATGGCCGTTTCCCTCTGATCTCCGAAGCCAGCCAGCATTGGTTGGAACCCGAGATCAAGTCCTCCTTTGATTGGGAGCTCAGGGCTCACGCCGCGAGACGTGTACAGAAGCGACAGGCTTCTGACTTGTCCGGGCCTACGTGCGGCGACTGTGTAGGCGACTGGCCCTCCTTTACTCAGACCAACAATATGGAAGCCCTTTGAGGGATCGTTGAGATTCAAGTGATCTGCAAGTCCCTCAATGTCGCCTGCCATGTCTCCAATTGAGTATCCGCCAGGCACGGGAAACTCAGTCGATAGGCCCGTGTCTCTTGGATCGAAGCGAATCACGAAGTATTTCTTGCCATCTTCGGAAGATTGAAGCTTTTCGATGAGACCGTCTGCCCATACGATCATTGAATCCGCATTGCCTGGAACGAGTATGACCGCAGGATCTGCCGGGTCGCCAAAGGTTTGATAACAGATACGCAATCTGTTGGTGAGCTGGGCAAAGAGCTCTGGTGAGGAGTTCATTTTTCTATTACAATGTTGATAAAAGGGTTTACAGAATCTCTTGGCGAATATGGTGCTGTTACAAGAACGGGAGCAGATGTTTGTTTGTAGGATAATGGTGGGGGCTGATGTCAGCACTAATGCAGAGCAATCCAGGGTGCTGAATGCTCTAGTATCCAGTCGTTACTGACTCCCAGCTGCTAATAGCCTGATAACTGATATTCTCTTGAATCCCCATTGGTTCGTTCGCATGCCATTGCTCTTTCTGGCAGAGTGTTTCAGGATCTGGTAAGGAGGCCCATTGATATTTGAAGAGATATGTAACTTGAAGCAAATAACTCATCATAGCGACTATCATGTCGTGCGGGCGGTGTCGTAGATCCGGTTGTCATACAGCATATATATGTCGAACTCTAAATGTTGTTTGATCGCTACTGTATCGAAATTGTCCTCTAACTTAGGACAACGCTGAAACCAACTGCAATTATGTGTATTCTCGCTCATTTGCTTCCTCTCTTAGTTGATATGAAGACCGACAGGACAAAAAGAGTGTAGAGGATATCTACAGTCAGATAATAATGCCTATTGGACTTCGTGACGCCTGGATGGTTGAAGGACCGACCTTGCTGAACGGGTTGGCCCTGGAGCCTGGATAAACGACTCAGTGTCGAACCTTGCCATTAACTGACTTGATGGTAGCTTCactaaagcttaagaaaACTCGGTCTTGGTTCCATACCTCGAGTGAAGTCCGGTGGCATCATAATAAAATCGTGATATTTCAAATATACCTTGGGTTAAATTGAAACACGAACTTCATCTAGAGAGTTTACACATAGACTATACGGTTATTGACCGACGGCTACCACCGTTCTTGACAATACGGCTTGATAGAAGTTCCTGGCCATGAATGAGATAGTGAGTAATGCCTTCACTTGATGTCGCCAGCTGATCCGCACGACTCTGTGTTTGGTCACTCGGATTGTTTGACAACAACCGCTTATCCACTCTTTTGATTCATTGAAGTTCACATTTGTATATTGCCGGTCCTGGTCATAAACCTAAAATATCAGACCCAAGTGTATGGATATGGTCTGATCCTCGAATTACGTCCCGCATGCTAAACCGACCAAGCACAATCTATTACCATACCGGTTGGGAATAGCGCCGTTGTAATGTTGTTTCATGACATGGATTTCAGGAAACGGCGTGTAAGAGAAACACTTGTTGATACAGGAGTCAATATTCTCAAAATAGAGAGCTGATTAATAGTCGAAGCCCATGATATCTGAACAGGatatatcaagccaacacactGGAAATCCATTAACTTCAGAGAGTCACTATACGAATGTATATGTAACTGATATATCAGTAACAGAGAACTCTGATGCTAGCTGATATGGAAGTATCTTCCCAAGCTGTCTCCGGGAGGATGAAGGGACGTGGAAAACGTGAGCGATCGTAACGTGGGCAATTGGCGAGTTTGCAGAAGATACAGACGGCAATTCGCGCAGAGATTTGTCACTTGCTAGGCCATTGGTACCAAGTCAGAATAATCACGATCCTTGGTGGCATGCTTACATATCATCCTCGGGGTGATTTACATAACAACTCCATACTTGAGTAGCACCATGATATCACCAATTCCCGTAAAGTCAAATCATAGgaagctatatagataatacaTCCCGAGCTTCGGCGTTGTCCCCGCAGATTATCAAGCTAAGGTAGATTGGTAATCGGCGTTCCATGGGGATAGCGTTAAACACCAAGCTAAAGTCTAAGCAGCCAATCAATGACGCATACTCACCATTCTAAGTTCCACTATCATGACGCCATCTAGCGGTATAAATGTCCTCAAGAGCTTCTCTATCTTGATGATACTCATCAAGCAAGTCTTATCATTACTCGCAGAATAGTAGCTTCACAACAACAGAAACCAACATCATGACTACCAAGGCTATCGTATTCgttgagaagggcaaggccgCTATCCAGGAGGCCTCGAAGCCCAAGCTTCGAGACGATTATATCCTCGTCAAGGTCAATGCCGTTGGCTTGAACCCTACCGACTGGAAGCATATCGACTTCGGCCTCACTAAACCTGGCTCTAGAATCGGATGTGACTACGCTGGTATCGTTGAGGAAGTTGGTCCCAAGGTTACCAAGGCTTTCAAGAAGGGCGACCGGATTAGCGGTGTAGTCCATGGAGCGTCAGTATTTCGGTATCGCTTGGTTAAAGTCATCTAACCATATCTAGTGATGCAACTCAGCTCGAGAACGGAGGCTTTGCCGACTACATTGTGGCAAAGGGAGACGTACAGATCAAAACGCCCGATAATGTTACTGACGAGGAGGCTGCTACGCTTGGTATCTCTATTGCCACAGTAGTAAGTTTGATCTAGCGAGAAAAAAGCATAAATACTGATCACCGACGTAGGGCCAAGGCCTTTATAAAACTTTGGGATTGCCTCTACCCACCGAGGGCAAAAAGAGCGATGAGTTTATCCTCATTTACGGCGGCAGCACTGCAACTGGCATTTACGGTATTCAGTTCGCCAAACTTTCGGGTCTGAGGGTTATCGCGACTGCTTCTCCTCACAACTTCGACTATCTCAAGTCCCTCGGAGCCGAGGCAGTCTTTGATTACAAGTCGCCCAACGTCGCTGAAGAAATTCGCAAGTACACCAACAATACGCTCAAGCTCGCCTGGGACTGCACCGCGCAAGGCGTCGCCATCAGCGCTGGAGCTATCAGCACCGAAGGCGGCAAGTACGCTACTCTTCTGCCAGTCGACAAGCAGCAGTTGCTCGATGTGAACCCCAAGGTCGATGGACCCTATGTAACGCTTATGTATTCCATTTTTGGTGAGCGATTCTTCAAGGGACAGGAGACACCTGCTCAGCCAGAAGAGTTTGAGTTTGCGAAGAAGTTCTGGGAGATCAGCCGACAGCTGCTTGAGGAGGGCAAGCTAAAGGCTCCCCAGACGTTTGTCAACCGCGGCGGTAGTGGCTTTGAGGGTATTCTGAAGGGCTTGGATGAATTGAGATCGAACAAGGTTTCTGgaggaaagcttgtgtataCTCTGTGAGATGTGCATTGACGTATAGAGGCAATAGATggataagatattaaatgCGCCTCGCATAAACGAGAGTTTTGAGGTACTCTCTCTGCATATTGTGGCTGTGAACCTAAGCTTTATTCTTATTGCTTTAAGGAAATGCATAAGTAAACTGAAAATGAGGTTTAAAAAATTACGCAACACTTTATGATTAGATATATGATGtgtaaaaagaaaatcgaTTGATTTGTTGATTGCAATTTGCTCAGAATGGCAAAAGATTAAGAAATGCCTCCACACCGGATTGAACGATGGACCTTTGCATTACAAGTGCAACGCTCTACCGCTGAGCTATAGAGGCGGATCTATTTGGTGACTAGTGGGATGTAGTCTGGGCCTATGTACACTACATGAACTGTAAGCTACTGCATTAGTGCCTGTCATCAAATCTTGTTGCAGGAATTGCTCGTGTGCCCAatctctcatcaccaacaatcaCATGCATGATGCACTAACCCACGCAGTAATTGATCAGCAGCAATATCAATTGATCCCCGCTTACTGTTGTCTCCAGTCTCCAGAGATATCGActttcttgatcaagatTGGCTTGCCACTAACTCCACGACGGTGTCTCCTCTTCCCCAGTCATTCTGTGACCCTCCCCCAGGTGAAAtctcctccctccctcctAATACTGGATCTCGTCAACTGCTGCTGAGCGGGAATTGACAGGTGATAGAGCATATTCGTATTCACCTGACATATCAGTGCTAGTGGGCGCTCTGACAGGCCCATCGGCAATTTTGAGCCGAGCAGAGGGCGCGGTTGGCGCCACCGACGACCAAACTCGGCAATAAATCGACAACAAAGGATTCATGtgcatcatcaaagtcaattgGCCCAACGCGCCGAGTGCCGTCCGTGTCGGTTACCTCCGGTCACTCTCTCCTATGATGTTGGGCTCTCGAGTCTCGTGTACGTAATGATTCGTTGGTGCAACATTACCAGCTTCTCAAAACAACTTGGGTCAATCACTCGGTGCCCAG
This region includes:
- a CDS encoding related to reductases; this encodes MSRYSAAHEDPQGPGDARPTALQIIKDEGVEGKLKGKVIVITGTSSGIGIETARALAETGARLFLTARNLDKAKKACEAFFDASRMEFIDLDLTSFDSVRAAAKTILDKTDKINILVENAGCMAVPELELTKDGHEMQFGVNYLAHFLFFELLKPALLAAVTPELNSRVVVLSSSAHQHGGINESDNYSFQKGGYDPWLSYGQSKTADIYLANEIDRRYGSQGLHATSVHPGGILTELARHIPPEVLQSLASSDTARKMLKNPEQGAATTVWAAIGKQWENTGGKYLENCQEAPPAKQIDPHFGKGYAPHVYDPEREARLWEDALKIVGLA
- a CDS encoding related to carboxypeptidase; its protein translation is MLFSTICAGLLLPIVAAKVSYDGWKAFSITARPSDKDIPSLLKDIDHVSLSCGQNRNVFEVAIPPEKLDAFKRLGLKTAVVSDNVGAEIAQEGSFGLYKATTKLPGDKAKLPDKSYFKSYHSFEQHLQFLSDLQASFPKNSEVFTAGRTVQNREIQGIHLWGKGDKGRNPAIVWHANSHAREWISGMTVEYMTWKLVQGYQNKDRLVRDTLNNYDVYIIPIANPDGFVYTITDDRLWRKNRQKRAGKKCIGTDLNRNWPHEWDIPGGSSTDTCNETYRGMKAGDTPENKALVKHTKSVAQKNGIKSYIDFHSFSQLILLPYGYTCDTNITDINEQMELAGGVTDAIKQVNDLNFYYGPTCQTIYQTSGGSSDWVYDVAGAELAWGMELRPQRLRGNGFVLPPKQIVESGEEIWAGMRYLFENF
- a CDS encoding toxD-like protein: MTTKAIVFVEKGKAAIQEASKPKLRDDYILVKVNAVGLNPTDWKHIDFGLTKPGSRIGCDYAGIVEEVGPKVTKAFKKGDRISGVVHGADATQLENGGFADYIVAKGDVQIKTPDNVTDEEAATLGISIATVGQGLYKTLGLPLPTEGKKSDEFILIYGGSTATGIYGIQFAKLSGLRVIATASPHNFDYLKSLGAEAVFDYKSPNVAEEIRKYTNNTLKLAWDCTAQGVAISAGAISTEGGKYATLLPVDKQQLLDVNPKVDGPYVTLMYSIFGERFFKGQETPAQPEEFEFAKKFWEISRQLLEEGKLKAPQTFVNRGGSGFEGILKGLDELRSNKVSGGKLVYTL